From Harpia harpyja isolate bHarHar1 chromosome 19, bHarHar1 primary haplotype, whole genome shotgun sequence, one genomic window encodes:
- the LOC128154245 gene encoding zinc finger CCCH domain-containing protein 11A-like, whose protein sequence is MSKQGDDCYFYFYSTCNKGDSCSFRHCEAALGNERVCRLWREGRCFRTSCRFRHMEVEKKRSEIPCYWENQPAGCQKSNCAFRHTKGRYVDGRFFPPSKTTLPSPPESAEDAVKMAQASLQQNKLSVQSNPSPQLRGVMKAENSEKVPSPTHPPVVINAADDDEDGYFLLPEDQLSEEGGETKTAVQQPATEAPSGSRIISTRKCSANTKQEDNLNFGIKTLEEIKLEKLKEKTKKRKVCLKPLDGKATFPTKQPLKRKAAESHPSAVAAVKPLSATGGDGKEPSAKKAAVAIVPALPEDSLLSIRGREKPQASPELHLGSQADSVAQSEVTSSTSASSQVAVKTQQLSSTGAWEAPFSVEDDFEKFLWEISGGKLEDIIDPDPEKDEDELLMELAEMLDI, encoded by the exons atgtctaagcaaggagacgactgctacttctatttctattccacctgtaacaag ggagacagctgttccttccgccactgtgaggctgctctgggcaatgagagagtgtgcaggctgtggcgggagggtcgctgtttcaggactagctgcaggttcagacacatggaagtcgaa aaaaaacgcagtgagattccttgctactgggagaatcaaccagctggctgtcaaaaatccaactgtgcgttccgtcacacgaaaggacgttatgtcgacggacgcttcttcccgccaagcaaaa ctacgcttccaagtccccctgagtctgcagaagatgctgtgaaaatggctcaggcgtcactgcagcaaaacaaactttctgtccagtcaaatccctctccgcagctgaggggggtgatgaaagcggaaaactctgaaaaggtcccaagtcctacgcatcctccagttgtaatcaatgctgcagatgatgatgaagatgggtactttttacttcctgaag accagctttctgaagaaggaggtgaaactaaaacagctgtccagcaaccggcaacagaagcccctagtggatcgcggataatttccactaggaaatgcagcgctaatacaaagcaag aggacaatttaaattttggaataaaaacacttgaagaaatcaaattggagaaactaaaggaaaaaacaaaaaag cggaaggtgtgcctgaagcctttggatgggaaagccaccttccccacaaagcagccactgaaacgtaaggcagccgagagtcatccctctgccgtggcggctgtgaagccattgagtgccactggtggcgacgggaaggagccttcagctaaaaaagcagctgtg gccattgttccggctttgccagaggacagcctcctctccatacgtgggagagaaaaaccccaagccag tcctgaactgcaccttggaagccaggcagactctgtggcacagtcagaggtcacaagctcgacctcagcttcctcacaagtagcggtaaagacacagcagctgagctccacaggggcctgggaagcccccttctctgtagaagacgactttgagaagtttctttgggaaatctcaggaggcaaactggaagacataattgacccggacccagagaaggatgaggatgagctcctcatggaacttgctgaaatgctggacatctga
- the SNRPE gene encoding small nuclear ribonucleoprotein E, whose protein sequence is MAYRGQGQKVQKVMVQPINLIFRYLQNRSRIQVWLYEQVNMRIEGCIIGFDEYMNLVLDDAEEIHSKTKSRKQLGRIMLKGDNITLLQSVSN, encoded by the exons ATGGCGTACCGCGGGCAGGGCCAGAAGGTGCAGAAGGTGATGGTGCAGCCCATC aacctcatcttccgctacctgcagaac aggtccaggatccaggtgtggctttatgagcaagtgaacatgcggatagaaggctgcatcatt ggctttgatgaatatatgaacttggtgctggacgacgcagaggaaattcactccaaaacaaaatcaaggaaacagctgg GTCGGATCATGTTAAAAGGGGACAATATCACTCTTCTGCAAAGTGTTTCTAACTAG
- the LOC128154246 gene encoding zinc finger CCCH domain-containing protein 11A-like: MSKQGDDCYFYFYSTCNKGDSCSFRHCEAALGNERVCRLWREGRCFGTSCRFRHMEVEKKRSEIPCHWENQAAGCQKSNCAFRHTKGRYVDGRFFPPSKTTLPSPPESAEDAVKMAQASLQQNKLSVQSNPSPQLRGVMIVENSEKVPSPTHPPVVINAADDDEDGYFLLPEDQLSEEGGETKTAVQQPATEAPSGSRIISTRKCSANTKQEDNLNFGIKTVKEIKLKKLKEKTKNQGEGPSGVSVPPLQSRAVPVPEKEIVRTVVRTVTLSTKQGEEPVIQLNLGERMGKRKASIAGKSVLPLKRNLADRLGKKTEVLENADKAAKRVQVPRSLKERLGLPSEQTSTETDKNWLLKKAAKPAGEIHVKTVEEIRLERAHRRRGEPQGKPQTEGRCKTEDPSSGARPSPAVRVKTFSGSLAEKNHKRLEGEKRKPEEFPTETKVERKPKKQSILAPSVLSQVRPAEPAGKAKPAGEVRVKTLEEIKREKALRMQQSGGKVPAPPAQPEPAPTGRRLLRITKLIAPGREEKKIVELSKPFPKAVSAPAESATNSKVQVKSLEEIMWEKRQLKQRQEEKLQKEAAAVPSPVEQAIKDKSRASGSPESSVVSGSAYQLPKRILVKSPGDGVESPGKGAAVSPGKRAAQLLEWKAERGKLEDEVDVDPENEEDDFFMEIGELIDG; this comes from the exons atgtctaagcaaggagacgactgctacttctatttctattccacctgtaacaag ggagacagctgttccttccgccactgtgaggctgctctgggcaatgagagagtgtgcaggctgtggcgggagggtcgctgtttcgggactagctgcaggttcagacacatggaagtcgaa aaaaaacgcagtgagattccttgccacTGGGAGAATCAagcagctggctgtcaaaaatccaactgcgcgttccgtcacacgaaaggacgttatgtcgacggacgcttcttcccgccaagcaaaa ctacgcttccaagtccccctgagtctgcagaagatgctgtgaaaatggctcaggcgtcactgcagcaaaacaaactttctgtccagtcaaatccctctccgcagctgaggggggtgatgatagtggaaaactctgaaaaggtcccaagtcctacgcatcctccagttgtaatcaatgctgcagatgatgatgaagatgggtactttttacttcctgaag accagctttctgaagaaggaggtgaaactaaaacagctgtccagcaaccggcaacagaagcccctagtggatcgcggataatttccactaggaaatgcagcgctaatacaaagcaag aggacaatttaaattttggaataaaaacagttaaagaaatcaaattgaagaaactaaaggaaaaaacaaaaaaccaaggtg AAGGTCCTTCAGGAGTTTCTGTTCCTCCGCTCCAATCTCGGGCTGTTCCTgtgccagaaaaggaaattgtacgGACGGTAGTGAGAACTGTGACTCTGTCTACAAAGCAAG gggaggagcctgtgattcaactgaaccttggtgagaggatgggaaaacggaaagcctccatag ctggtaaaagtgtccttccgctaaagcgcaaccttgctgacaggctggggaagaagacagaggttctggagaatgctgacaaagcagcaaagagag ttcaagtccccaggtctctgaaggagaggctaggactgccctctgagcagaccagtacagagacagataagaactggctattaa AGAAGGCTGCTAAGCCAGCAGGAGAGATCCATGTGAAAACAGTGGAGGAAATTCGACTTGAGAGAGCTCATCGGAGACGAGGAGAACCTCAAGGGAAACCCCAGACTGAAGGACGTTGTAAAACAGAAGATCCCAGCTCGGGGGCAAGACCTTCCCCTGCAGTTCGTGTGAAAACTTTCTCAGGATccctggctgaaaaaaaccacaagcgaTTGGAAGGAGAGAAGCGAAAACCAGAAGAGTTTCCTACCGAGACAAAAGTTGAGAGGAAACCCAAGAAGCAGAGCATACTTGCTCCGTCTGTGCTCAGCCAAGTGCGCCCGGCAGAGCCGGCAGGTAAAGCCAAGCCAGCAGGAGAAGTGCGTGTTAAAACCTTGGAAGAAATCAAGCGGGAGAAAGCTCTGCGGATGCAGCAGAGTGGAGGAAAagtgccagctccaccagcacaacCTGAACCTGCCCCGACAGGGAGGAGGTTGTTACGGATCACAAAGCTAATAG cacctggaagagaagaaaagaagatagtggAATTGAGCAAGCCTTTTCCCAAAGCTGTCTCTGCACCCGCAGAG AGTGCAACTAATTCCAAAGTTCAAGTGAAGAGCCTTGAAGAGATAATGTGGGAGAAGCGGCAGCTGAAGCAACGCCAAGAAGAGAAGcttcagaaggaagcagctgctgtgccaTCTCCTGTTGAACAGGCAATCAAGGATAAAAGTCGAGCATCAGGGAGTCCTGAATCCAGTGTGGTTTCAGGGTCAGCTTATCAGCTTCCAAAGAGGATATTGGTGAAATCTCCGGGAGATGGGGTTGAAAGCCCAGGAAAGGGTGCTGCCGTATCACCAGGGAAACGGGCAGCTCAACTTCTGGAATGGAAAGCTGAAA gaggcaaactggaagatGAAGTTGATGTGGACCCAGAGAATGAGGAGGATGACTTCTTCATGGAAATTGGTGAACTGATTGacggctga